A window of the Candidatus Rokuibacteriota bacterium genome harbors these coding sequences:
- a CDS encoding LLM class flavin-dependent oxidoreductase, with amino-acid sequence MRFGTFFFFQAAPGLTHEEVVHRELQQMEWTEELGFDQIWLTEHHFIDYGLSVDPATLASAAASRTRRVRIGLAAAILPFHHPLRLAEQLALVDVISKGRLDIGVGRGNRPAEFKGYHVPQQENRERFDEAVDIMLRAWTEDRFSHEGRFFTIKDARVIPKPVQRPHPMIYQVCGSDSGVESTASRGWPMLNSILTGPVDQILKRRDSYVEALRRHGRGETEIAALMKLWGVSRQIYVAPTDAQALAEAKDAEMWYQDSLRRFQVPERIEDTHPSLQPGFRAAAERFAKVTWEGLVAETLAFGSPDTVARHIETMRAMGVGQVLCWMNFGGLPQEKIRRSMELFAREVMPRFRA; translated from the coding sequence ATGCGCTTCGGGACCTTCTTCTTCTTTCAGGCCGCCCCGGGTTTGACCCACGAGGAGGTCGTCCACCGGGAGCTCCAGCAGATGGAGTGGACCGAGGAGCTGGGCTTCGACCAGATCTGGCTGACCGAGCACCACTTCATCGACTACGGCCTGTCCGTGGATCCGGCCACGCTGGCTTCCGCCGCGGCCTCCCGGACGCGGCGGGTCCGGATCGGACTGGCGGCCGCCATCCTGCCGTTCCATCACCCACTGCGGCTCGCCGAGCAGTTGGCGCTCGTAGACGTCATCTCCAAGGGCCGGCTCGATATCGGCGTCGGCCGCGGCAATCGCCCCGCCGAGTTCAAGGGCTACCATGTCCCGCAGCAGGAGAACCGCGAGCGCTTCGACGAGGCGGTCGACATCATGCTGCGGGCCTGGACCGAGGACCGCTTCTCGCACGAGGGGCGGTTCTTCACCATCAAGGACGCCCGGGTCATTCCCAAGCCCGTCCAGCGGCCGCACCCGATGATCTACCAGGTGTGCGGAAGCGACAGCGGGGTCGAGAGCACGGCGTCACGCGGCTGGCCCATGCTCAACTCGATCCTGACCGGCCCGGTTGATCAGATCCTGAAGCGTCGCGACAGCTACGTGGAGGCGTTGCGCCGGCACGGGCGTGGGGAGACCGAGATCGCCGCGCTCATGAAGCTCTGGGGCGTGTCGCGGCAGATCTACGTGGCGCCGACGGACGCGCAGGCGCTCGCCGAGGCCAAGGACGCCGAGATGTGGTACCAGGATTCCCTGCGACGCTTCCAGGTCCCCGAGCGCATCGAGGACACGCATCCGAGCCTCCAGCCGGGCTTCCGCGCCGCGGCGGAGCGATTCGCCAAGGTGACCTGGGAGGGGCTCGTGGCCGAGACGTTGGCGTTCGGGTCGCCCGACACCGTGGCCCGGCACATCGAGACGATGCGCGCGATGGGCGTCGGACAGGTGCTGTGCTGGATGAACTTCGGCGGCCTGCCGCAGGAGAAGATCCGCCGATCCATGGAGCTGTTCGCCCGCGAAGTCATGCCGCGGTTCCGTGCCTGA
- a CDS encoding carboxypeptidase regulatory-like domain-containing protein has translation MKTTKALYVVTIAAAVAALLAAGQARLSAQQNTDPAIRIGGDDLGGVVISANGPEAGVWVIAETTELPTKFAKIVVTDEQGRYVMPGLPKATYSVWVRGYGLIDSPKVQTAPGKIVNPPAVVAPSAAAAVEYYPAIYWYSMLKVPDKSEFPGTGPSGNGMPVALKSQARWLDIVKTNGCYGCHQLGNKATRTIPKELGHFNSSTEAWARRIVSGQAMTQMTNNLGRLDVKRAPALFADWTDRIAAGELPASRPSRPQGVERNVVITLWDWAGPKDYLHDEVSTDKRNPRVNANGLIFGATEESTDLFPVLDPVLHKATQVRMPVRDPNTPSSKANPMTPSPYWGAEPIWDSQTSMHNPMFDEKGRVWFTSRVRPPENPEFCKKGSDHPSAKLFPVEQSNRHLSMYDPKTGKITLISTCFPTHHLVFAEDANNTLWTSAGGPQSGVIGWLNRRMFEKTGDEVKSQGWTALILDTNGNGKRDDYVEPNQPVDPTKDKRITAAFYGVAVNPVDGTVWGTVLGFPGYVIRVNPGANPPATALAEVFEPPLPGYGPRGMDIDRGGVVWAPLSSGHLGSFDRRKCKGPLNGPTATGKHCPEGWTLYPFPGPQLANVTDSGSAEASYYTWVDQHDTFGLGKNVPLATGNANESLIALVDGKFVNLRVPYPMGFFTKWMDGRIDDPNSGWKGRGLWSTYSTRAPFHVEGGKGTTSKVVKFQLRPDPLAR, from the coding sequence ATGAAAACCACAAAAGCGCTGTACGTGGTGACCATCGCGGCCGCCGTGGCCGCGCTCTTGGCCGCCGGGCAGGCTCGGTTGAGCGCCCAGCAGAATACCGACCCGGCGATTCGCATCGGCGGCGATGACCTGGGCGGTGTGGTCATCAGCGCGAATGGGCCGGAGGCCGGGGTCTGGGTGATCGCCGAAACGACCGAGCTCCCCACCAAGTTCGCCAAGATCGTGGTCACCGACGAGCAAGGGCGCTACGTCATGCCCGGTCTTCCGAAGGCGACCTACAGCGTGTGGGTGCGTGGCTACGGGCTCATCGACTCTCCGAAGGTGCAGACCGCGCCCGGCAAGATCGTGAACCCGCCGGCAGTCGTGGCGCCGAGTGCGGCGGCGGCGGTGGAATACTATCCGGCGATCTACTGGTATTCCATGCTCAAGGTCCCGGACAAGAGCGAGTTTCCCGGCACGGGACCCAGCGGCAACGGCATGCCCGTGGCGCTCAAGAGCCAGGCGCGGTGGCTGGACATCGTCAAGACCAACGGCTGCTACGGGTGTCACCAGCTCGGCAACAAGGCAACGCGCACGATTCCGAAGGAGCTGGGTCACTTCAATTCCTCGACGGAGGCGTGGGCGCGGCGCATCGTCTCAGGGCAGGCCATGACACAGATGACCAACAACCTCGGCAGGCTCGACGTCAAGCGGGCCCCGGCGTTGTTCGCTGACTGGACGGATCGGATCGCCGCCGGCGAGCTGCCCGCCTCGCGGCCGTCACGGCCGCAAGGCGTGGAGCGCAACGTCGTCATCACGCTCTGGGACTGGGCCGGTCCCAAGGACTACCTGCATGACGAAGTCTCGACCGACAAGCGCAATCCGAGGGTCAACGCCAACGGTCTGATCTTCGGGGCTACAGAGGAGAGCACGGATCTCTTCCCGGTTTTGGATCCGGTGCTCCACAAGGCGACCCAGGTGAGAATGCCGGTGCGTGATCCGAACACCCCGTCTTCGAAAGCCAATCCAATGACGCCGTCGCCGTACTGGGGCGCCGAACCGATCTGGGACAGCCAGACCAGCATGCACAACCCGATGTTCGACGAGAAGGGGCGGGTCTGGTTCACCTCGCGAGTCCGTCCGCCGGAAAATCCGGAGTTCTGCAAGAAGGGGTCCGACCATCCGTCGGCGAAGCTGTTTCCGGTCGAACAGTCCAACCGGCACCTCTCCATGTACGATCCGAAAACCGGGAAGATCACGCTGATCAGCACGTGCTTCCCCACGCACCATCTGGTGTTCGCGGAGGATGCCAACAATACGCTGTGGACCAGCGCCGGCGGCCCGCAGAGCGGCGTCATCGGCTGGCTGAATCGGAGGATGTTCGAGAAGACCGGCGATGAGGTGAAGTCGCAAGGGTGGACGGCGCTCATCCTCGACACCAACGGAAACGGCAAGCGGGACGACTATGTCGAGCCCAACCAGCCGGTCGATCCCACCAAGGACAAGCGAATCACGGCCGCCTTCTACGGCGTCGCCGTAAACCCCGTCGACGGAACCGTCTGGGGCACGGTGCTGGGCTTCCCCGGTTACGTCATCCGGGTCAACCCAGGAGCGAATCCGCCGGCGACCGCTTTGGCGGAAGTCTTCGAGCCGCCACTGCCGGGATATGGACCGCGCGGCATGGACATCGATCGGGGCGGCGTCGTCTGGGCACCGCTATCGAGCGGACATCTCGGCAGCTTCGACCGGCGGAAGTGCAAGGGACCCCTCAACGGACCGACTGCGACAGGAAAACACTGCCCGGAAGGTTGGACGCTGTATCCGTTCCCTGGGCCGCAGCTCGCGAACGTCACGGACTCGGGCAGCGCCGAGGCCAGCTACTACACCTGGGTGGATCAGCACGACACGTTCGGGCTGGGCAAGAACGTGCCTCTCGCCACGGGCAATGCCAACGAGTCGTTGATCGCCCTCGTCGACGGGAAATTCGTCAACCTCCGTGTCCCCTATCCCATGGGCTTCTTCACCAAATGGATGGACGGGCGCATCGACGATCCGAATTCCGGCTGGAAGGGCAGGGGACTGTGGTCGACGTACAGCACTCGAGCGCCCTTCCACGTCGAAG
- a CDS encoding ABC transporter substrate-binding protein, translating into MPAPRSLLIAVLVLVVLSGVSPASAAPEGTITIGVHVTLVSRWLDPGDTEALITPFMVLYALHDALVKPMPAGIMTPSLAESWIVSKDGTTYEFILRKGARFHNGDPVTAEDVKFSFDRYKGSGATLLKEKVKEVQVAAPNRVRFVLKEPWQDFMSFYGTSATGAGWIVPKKYIEKVGDDAYKKAPVGAGPYKLVSFTPGIELVLEAFPDYWRKAPQVKRLVMRSIPDESTRAAAVKTGQVDLAYLFGGAIAGELRRSPGIKVVAPLLYGIYWLDFLDQWDPKSPWHDPRVRMAAGLSIDRKALNEAEMLGLGRLTGLFVPPSFEFALHLEPPAYDPKRAKQLMVEAGYPNGFDAGDLTPLPPYASLAESVGGYLQAIGIRSRVRGMERAAFLTAWREKKLTGLVIGATGAAGNAAARLEPFFTKGGTYAYGTLPEIDDLFQRQSKETDRKQREAHLHQIQKIVADRVLVTPLFQQGFIWGVGSRVAESGAGLIQGFPYAAPCEDLKLR; encoded by the coding sequence ATGCCCGCTCCGCGCTCGCTCCTGATCGCCGTTCTTGTCCTCGTAGTCCTCTCTGGCGTCTCACCGGCGTCGGCAGCGCCGGAGGGGACCATCACGATCGGCGTCCACGTGACGCTGGTCTCGAGGTGGCTCGATCCCGGGGACACGGAAGCGCTCATCACGCCGTTCATGGTCCTGTACGCGCTGCACGACGCGCTGGTCAAGCCGATGCCGGCCGGGATCATGACCCCGAGCCTGGCTGAGTCGTGGATCGTGTCCAAGGATGGGACGACGTACGAGTTCATCCTTCGGAAGGGCGCCCGGTTTCACAACGGCGATCCCGTCACGGCGGAGGACGTGAAGTTCTCCTTCGACAGATACAAGGGCAGCGGCGCCACGCTCCTGAAGGAGAAGGTGAAGGAGGTCCAGGTGGCGGCCCCGAACCGGGTCCGCTTCGTGCTGAAGGAGCCCTGGCAGGATTTCATGTCGTTCTACGGCACGTCGGCCACCGGCGCCGGCTGGATCGTGCCGAAGAAATACATCGAGAAGGTCGGCGACGACGCCTACAAGAAGGCGCCGGTCGGCGCCGGGCCGTACAAGCTCGTCTCCTTCACGCCCGGTATCGAGCTGGTGCTGGAGGCTTTCCCGGACTACTGGCGGAAGGCTCCCCAGGTCAAGCGGCTGGTCATGCGCAGCATTCCCGACGAGAGCACCCGGGCCGCGGCCGTCAAGACCGGCCAGGTGGACCTTGCGTACCTCTTTGGCGGGGCGATCGCGGGGGAGCTGCGCCGCAGCCCCGGGATCAAGGTCGTCGCGCCCCTGCTGTACGGCATCTACTGGCTGGACTTTCTCGACCAGTGGGACCCGAAGTCTCCCTGGCACGATCCGCGTGTGCGCATGGCGGCGGGTCTCTCGATCGATCGTAAGGCCCTCAACGAGGCGGAGATGCTCGGTCTCGGGCGGCTGACGGGCTTGTTTGTTCCCCCGAGCTTCGAATTCGCGCTGCATCTCGAGCCGCCCGCGTACGACCCCAAGCGCGCCAAGCAGCTCATGGTGGAGGCCGGCTATCCGAACGGCTTCGACGCGGGTGACCTGACTCCGCTTCCGCCCTACGCCTCGCTGGCCGAGTCGGTGGGAGGCTATCTCCAGGCCATCGGGATCCGCAGCAGGGTGCGGGGGATGGAGCGCGCCGCGTTCCTCACCGCGTGGAGAGAGAAGAAGCTGACGGGGCTTGTCATCGGCGCGACCGGCGCGGCGGGCAACGCCGCGGCGCGGCTCGAGCCCTTCTTCACGAAAGGCGGCACCTACGCGTACGGCACGCTTCCCGAGATCGACGATCTGTTCCAGCGCCAGTCGAAGGAAACGGACCGCAAGCAGCGCGAGGCCCATCTCCACCAGATCCAAAAGATCGTTGCCGATCGCGTGCTCGTGACGCCCCTGTTCCAGCAGGGCTTCATCTGGGGAGTGGGATCGCGCGTGGCGGAATCCGGCGCGGGACTGATCCAGGGCTTCCCGTACGCGGCCCCCTGCGAGGACCTGAAGCTCCGGTAG
- a CDS encoding methyltransferase domain-containing protein codes for MNERSDARAANEYWGREGLERTILQALAATGKNVEALTIDDLAPADQFHGGGKSATLRLARLAQPRRGMRVLDVGGGLGGPARTLAAEFGCYVTVIDLTESYVRAGQALTARLGLADRVIHRAGAALALDVGADTFDLLWTQNSGMNIADKERLYAGFSRVLPRGAMLAIQEPMAGPVQPPIFPVMWARDASAGFLRTPEEIRAVIEAAGFRVRAWEDVTAELAGPSTGAAVPAHSVARLVMGDALDDITRAGQRNRDERRIVNVQAVLERQ; via the coding sequence ATGAACGAGCGAAGCGACGCGCGGGCCGCCAACGAATACTGGGGACGCGAGGGCCTCGAGCGCACGATCCTCCAAGCCCTCGCGGCGACCGGCAAGAACGTCGAGGCGCTGACCATCGACGACCTGGCGCCCGCCGACCAGTTTCATGGCGGCGGCAAGAGCGCCACCCTTCGGCTGGCGCGCCTGGCCCAGCCGCGGCGGGGCATGCGCGTCCTCGACGTGGGCGGCGGCCTGGGCGGGCCCGCGCGCACGCTGGCGGCGGAGTTCGGCTGCTACGTCACCGTGATCGATCTCACCGAGTCCTACGTTCGCGCCGGCCAAGCGCTCACGGCCCGGCTGGGGCTCGCCGATCGCGTCATCCATCGCGCGGGCGCTGCGCTGGCGCTCGACGTGGGCGCCGACACGTTCGATCTCCTGTGGACGCAAAACAGCGGCATGAACATCGCCGACAAGGAGCGGCTCTACGCCGGCTTCTCTCGCGTCCTGCCGCGGGGCGCCATGCTGGCCATCCAGGAGCCGATGGCCGGCCCCGTGCAGCCGCCGATCTTTCCGGTGATGTGGGCGCGAGACGCGTCGGCCGGCTTCTTGCGCACCCCGGAGGAGATACGCGCGGTGATCGAGGCTGCGGGCTTCCGCGTCCGCGCCTGGGAGGACGTCACGGCGGAGCTTGCCGGCCCGAGCACCGGCGCCGCCGTTCCCGCTCACAGCGTCGCGCGTCTCGTCATGGGGGACGCGCTCGACGACATCACGCGCGCCGGGCAGCGGAACCGCGACGAGCGCCGCATCGTGAACGTCCAGGCGGTCCTGGAGCGGCAGTAG
- a CDS encoding CinA family nicotinamide mononucleotide deamidase-related protein, with protein MRIEIICTGDEVLTGKIVNTNFSYMTQKLEDVGLSVRWETTVGDDRESLLQAFQLAAQRADAVIVNGGLGPTVDDLSQEVAAQAAGVQLALNEEWLAKMEAFFQRRSRVMPPNNKKQAMLPVTADVIDNPIGTACGFALDIGKARFFFTPGVPRELKRMLEEQIIPLLLARSGLQTAIHLKRFHSYGLGESHVDALLTGVEELVPDGTVKLGFRAHYPQLETKLAVRGADMEDIRRKLEPVEREVRKRLGNFILAEDDQTLEGVVLGELAQRQASLSIVETFTSGQIAARFAHLPGAEKVFRRGIVARDLGEVCAAVGIDSAPPTGEITRETAEAVAQAARRQTRSTHALAVLIDLDEGTDRIEFGGTICLAIATERDVASRRSRIVGGREWVRLGAVEMGLDCLRRYLQGLPVYERIDFEKA; from the coding sequence ATGCGAATCGAGATCATCTGCACGGGCGACGAGGTCCTGACGGGGAAGATCGTCAATACCAACTTCAGCTACATGACCCAGAAGCTCGAGGACGTCGGCCTCTCGGTCCGGTGGGAAACCACGGTCGGCGACGACCGGGAGAGCCTGCTGCAGGCGTTTCAGCTGGCGGCGCAGCGTGCCGACGCGGTCATCGTCAACGGAGGCCTGGGCCCGACGGTCGACGATCTCTCCCAGGAAGTCGCGGCCCAGGCCGCCGGCGTCCAGCTCGCGCTCAATGAGGAGTGGCTGGCCAAAATGGAAGCGTTCTTCCAGCGGCGCAGCCGCGTGATGCCGCCGAACAACAAGAAGCAGGCCATGCTGCCCGTCACCGCGGACGTGATCGACAACCCGATCGGTACCGCCTGCGGATTCGCGCTCGACATCGGCAAGGCCCGGTTCTTCTTCACGCCTGGAGTCCCCCGCGAGCTCAAGCGGATGCTCGAGGAACAGATCATCCCGCTGCTTCTCGCGCGCAGCGGCCTGCAGACGGCCATCCACCTGAAGCGTTTTCACTCGTACGGGCTCGGTGAATCGCACGTCGATGCGCTGCTCACGGGGGTAGAGGAGCTCGTGCCGGATGGGACCGTGAAGCTCGGCTTCCGGGCCCACTATCCGCAGCTCGAAACCAAGCTCGCCGTCCGCGGCGCCGACATGGAAGATATCCGGAGAAAGCTCGAGCCGGTCGAGCGCGAGGTGCGCAAACGACTCGGCAACTTCATTCTGGCGGAAGACGACCAGACGCTGGAAGGCGTCGTCCTGGGAGAGCTCGCGCAGCGCCAGGCGTCACTGTCGATCGTGGAGACCTTCACGAGCGGACAGATCGCCGCCCGCTTCGCTCACCTCCCGGGGGCGGAAAAGGTCTTTCGTCGCGGCATCGTGGCCCGCGACCTCGGCGAGGTGTGCGCGGCCGTCGGCATCGACAGCGCTCCCCCGACGGGCGAGATCACGCGCGAGACCGCCGAGGCGGTCGCTCAGGCCGCGCGGCGTCAGACCCGCTCGACCCATGCGCTGGCAGTCCTGATCGATCTCGACGAGGGCACCGACCGTATCGAATTCGGGGGCACCATCTGTCTGGCGATAGCGACCGAGCGGGACGTCGCCTCCCGGCGCAGTCGCATCGTGGGAGGTCGCGAATGGGTCCGCCTGGGAGCGGTCGAGATGGGGCTCGACTGCCTGCGCCGCTATCTCCAGGGGCTGCCCGTGTACGAGCGCATCGACTTCGAGAAGGCCTGA